The Triticum aestivum cultivar Chinese Spring chromosome 3A, IWGSC CS RefSeq v2.1, whole genome shotgun sequence genome includes a region encoding these proteins:
- the LOC123062400 gene encoding uncharacterized protein At5g19025-like produces MAECRSLIEFLRAFEHHRRAADSSCGARSKRLPPSSSAPSGRTRNLTALCDHSPMALVDALVLLAVLAALGFLVAPHARLLLLEARALLLHPAASCVSAAPLAGAAAAVAGAALGWALLGHHARKCGKPRCRGLKKAVEFDIQLETEECVRGRPTPAARSALLAAAGARPVDLGDAHRELEAELRKMAPPNGRTVLIFRAPCGCPKGRMEVWGAKKVRRIKK; encoded by the coding sequence ATGGCGGAGTGCCGCAGCCTCATCGAGTTCCTGCGCGCCTTCGAGCACCACCGCAGGGCGGCCGACTCCTCATGCGGCGCCCGATCCAAGCgcctgcccccctcctcctccgccccctCCGGACGCACCCGCAACCTCACCGCGCTCTGCGACCACTCGCCGATGGCCCTGGTGGACGCGCTCGTGCTGCTCGCCGTGCTCGCCGCGCTGGGCTTCCTCGTGGCCCCGCACGCCAGGCTCCTCCTCCTCGAGGCGCGCGCGCTGCTGCTCCACCCGGCGGCCTCCTGCGTCTCGGCCGCGCCGCTCGCGGGGGCCGCCGCGGCCGTGGCCGGCGCCGCGCTCGGCTGGGCGCTACTGGGCCATCACGCGCGCAAGTGCGGCAAGCCGCGCTGCAGGGGCCTCAAGAAGGCCGTCGAGTTCGACATCCAGCTCGAGACGGAGGAGTGCGTGCGCGGCCGCCCCACCCCCGCCGCGCGATCGGCGCTGCTCGCCGCCGCGGGCGCGCGCCCCGTCGATCTCGGCGACGCGCACCGCGAGCTCGAGGCCGAGCTCCGCAAGATGGCGCCGCCCAATGGCCGCACCGTGCTCATCTTCCGCGCGCCCTGCGGATGCCCCAAGGGCCGCATGGAGGTCTGGGGCGCCAAGAAGGTGCGCCGGATCAAGAAGTAG